The genomic window cacacacacacacacacacacacatacacatacacacacacacacacacacacacacacacatatacacacacacacacacacacacacatatacacacacacacacacacacacacacacacacacacacacacacacacacacacatatatatatacacacacacacacacatatatacacacacacatgcacacacacacacacacacacatgcacacacacacacacacacacacacacacatatacacacacacacacacatatatacacacacacacacacacacacacacacacatacacatatacacacacacacacatatacacacacacacacacacatatatatacacacacacacacatatacacacacacacacacacacacacatacacatatacacacacacacacacacatacacacacacacacatacacacacacacatatacacacacacacacacacacacacacacacacacacacacacacacatacacgtacacatacacacacacacacactgtttatctCATGTCCTTATGAAGACATGTGTTCCACTTCTGGTAAATTGTTGTTGATCTATATATCTTAACAGAACTCTCATAGCATCACTCAAAGGGATGTAagactgcaaacacacacacaccccacacacacaggcaaattcTCCCTTCAcatacaagcaaacacacaacagtgaCAAGATGTGATAAAGGGGCAACGATACatgccaacagacacacacacacacacatacacaaatgatgTATGACGTGAATATCATAACGTTTTCTTTCATATGAACATAATGGACTTGTAATTGTCTTatcttccacacacactcacacacacacacacacacacacacacaaccccacatCCTTACAATAACCATGACTGAATGCTGCTGTTCTGTGCCCATTTGCTGTGGACTCAACACATATTTTGTCCCCTGAGATAAAGCTCTCAAATAACATGATTAATTATGTATCTAATTACAAACATGTGGTTAGTAATGATGTGTTCATTTGTAACCGGTAGTCTAATGAAATAAATTGGGTTATTAATTATGTGTTTATTAGTCATTATTGGTCTAATTCAATGTTCCAATGTTGTTAATATTACTTGTTAAACCAGGACGATgttttaaagaaagaaagaaaaaacatataTTAACCAGCCACAGTCATTACTAGTATTAACTAGAATAGCccaatgaatcagaatcagatcagCTTTAATAACTAAGAGGAATGAGGAAAagaaatgtatttgtgtgtgtgtgtgtgtgtgtgtgtgtgtgtgtgtgtgtgtgtgtgtgtgtgtgtatgtgcagtccAATAGCCCATTGAATCAGATCAGCTTTATTCACAAAGAATGAAGTGCACTCACATGTATAGACCGCtgctgtgtattaacctcatatctgaagaaaatatgtttaaacctatatattcctctttttagtcaactttagcatgggttcaaatacttatgGGCCTCTCAGTATGTATAAACCTTAGTTATGGAGAACCTTGGACATGCTGGTGATGATGCATAAtgatgtgttaatgtgttgtccTTTAGGAGCTGACAGACAACCCTCAGTTCATCTTGGGTGGggccacacgcacagacatCTGCCAAGGGGCCTTAGGTGagtactttacacacacacacacacaagcgcatgcAGACATCATTCTGTCAACATACACAGAGAggacacatgtatacacactaagtataagtatatatacttttttgatcccgtgagggaaatttggtctctgcatttaacccaatcggtgaattagtgaaacacaaacagcacacagtgaacacacagtgaggtggtCACACACAGGTGACACTAATCCCGGcttcaacagcggcactcggggagcagtgtggggttaggtgccttgctcaagggcacttcagccgcggctcactggtcggggctcgaaccggcaacccggttacaagtccagagtgctaaccagtgggccacggctgcccctgcccctgcacTAGGGCTGGgagataaaacgatagcgatatgtatcgcaataaacatgtaatcgatatcaataaaaaaatacgttcgatagaacattcgataattaaaacgcacacctcccgccttacgttgtccataaataaataggctaaatatatcttccATTGTAgctatgtgcaactctaccagagtaggcgatagaagtaggcctacctcaacacagactctcaatgagtccttgccccgtgcactctctctccctctcaacaggcgcatccctcctcatgcacatgtaatccaaacattcacaatcgtgcaagacgactggctaaattgctattaaatccggttagcatcatagcACGCTGctcaaatttgttcaaaactgttgcattcaaattgactgctaagttctaatcatttcaatcccgatgcaaatagAAAAGTATTTttcaagactcaaacgggcctgtcccaaggagaaaaagtattcatttgaaacttaaacacacgtggggaaactgaacagtctaaccagtagactatgataaactagcaaattaagctactttgtttacaatatttccaggcttcaaccagtgctgcttttcattcagacacatgcacatttatttatttgagtgtttttcgtgattgtgttgctatttcttttccctgtttgctttgattgataactgaggtgattcaaatcagaggaaggttaagtttaaaataaaagtgtttaaatgtaactttttttcccttctggtccttatctgaaatagatttaaaaaaaaaaaaaaatcaataattatcgatattgaccgatatgaaatacttatatcgtgatacagttttcagccatatcgcccagccctaatacacgcgcacacacacacacacacacacacacacacacacacacacacacacacacacacacacacacacacacacacaaatgcatgcatgcagacaTCATTCTGTCAACATACACAGAGAggacacatgtatacacacacacacacacacacacacacacacacacacacacacacacacacacacacacacacacacacacacacacacacacaaacaaactaatgCACAGACGCACATACATCATTCTGCCAACATACACAGAGAGGACACATGTATgtatatgcacacacccacacagaggcGCACCTATAAGATTTGATTGTGTGGGCTGGACGGTTGGCATCATGCCACGTAATGAATGGCAGAGGTGCCAGCTCTACCTGTAAATGTTTTACTCTTTTTAcatgttcttttcttttttctttacctctctctctgtccctctctctctgcctctgctctctctgtccctctctctctctgtctccctctgctctctctctctctctctctttctctctctgtccctctctctctctgtctccctctgctctctctctctctctctctttctctatctgtccctctctctctctgtctccctctgctctctctctctctctctttctctatctgtccctctctctctctgtctccctctgctctctgctGTGGCTCTCTGCTGTGGCTCTTTACTATGACGGCCTGGAACTCTGCTGAACTCCAGCGGAATGTGTGGGTTGCCATAGTGACTAGCTGTAGGCGGGGACAGAGTGGATCTCCCTTAGTGGTCCCACAGTCCACACACTGGAGTTATTACACAGTGGCTCATGTGAATTaactgttttacacacacacacttttgcacaattgcacaactTTTGCACAATTGCACATTCTAGTATTGAGGTAATAtaagtgagctgtgtgtgtgtgtgtgtgtatttgacctGTTGATATGGGGCATTCCATCGTTTCCATCCCATGCATGTATATCCATAAAGACACTCAGTCATAAGACTAACTATctcgtacacgcacacacacacacacacacacacacacactggtgggaTAGCTGCCATACTGGCCGAGTTCCCCTCCTGTGATTCATTCTCTGACTGAGTCATGGCTTGGGCTCAGTGCCCAGACacaccctttacacacacacacacacacacacagagaaatcacATGCAAATTGTCCACACACTGTCAAACGCCACCACTACTCAAGCCTGTATTAAGGATtccatgtttttgtgtttctttatgtttctctctctccctctttctaatgtgagtgtttgtgtgtggggggtgtgtatgtgtgtgtgtgtaaagggtgtgtgtgtgtgtgtgtgtgtgtgtttagcaggGTGGAGGGCGAATCAGGCAGAACACTCACACTGTTTCAGATAAGACACTTAAAAAACGCCGTCAGATATGTGTGACTCAGTCTTGTGCTACTCAAGCCTGCAAACGGTAGCACCCAAGGCAACATGGGACAActattaacacacactcacaggatgtgtgtgtgtgtgcgtatgtgcgtatgtgtgtgcgtatgtgtgtgcgtgcgtgcgtgcgtacgagAGGGAGTGCTCTGTCTTGACTCCTGCAAGTCATGGGGAACCAAGCTATCTAGACTCCatagaaggtgtgtgtgtgtgtgtgtgtgtgtgtgtgtgtgtgtgtgaccacatgTTTTTCACCTCCATGTCATCATTATAACTCTGCATTTatgtgcagttttcagcagttTGCAATTCTGTAGTCGCATAATCCCAATCCGAGCCTTGATCCTAATTTGACTTTAAATGATCGCAAAATCTAGAATGTCTGTGCGTCTGCCTTTGCTCTTTTCTATTCAtgtttatgttaatgttttttatGCTGTCCTTATGTTCTTTATTCatgtttatgttgttgtttttttatgttatgtttatgCTGTTTACTCTTTACGTTTAccatttatgtttatggttcaTGGTTCCTAACTGACACATTTGTCCAAAAGCTTCTTAAAGTGACGTCAATAAGCACCATGTGAGTTCATGTGTTGCGCCATACACAGTCAGTCTCCGCCAGGTGTTCTGTTTGTCCCACAGGGCGTGCCGTCCACTCCGCCTCTGTTCTGCTTGGACGTGTGCTTtctcttagagagagagagagcgagagagagagagagagagagagagagagagccttctCTTCGatgacatgagagagagagagtgtgtgtgtgtgtgtgtgtgtgtgtgtgtgtgtgtgtgtgtgtgtgtgtgtgtttgtttctcacACTCCCTCACCAGCTCTTATCTTCTCGCTTGCTCAGCTGTTCACtggctcgctcactcgctcactcagaAGTCCAGAAGAAACCTCCGGAGAGTATGCTCTACTGCTTAATGGAAAAGTCTGGCGATTGCAGCCTCATTACCTATGAGACGAGCAGAACGACACCTCCATCTGAAAGAAACTGACTGCGTGTGCAAGTGCAAGTGAAATCAATCAGTAATTCACATTAAAggtctctgtttctcaaggtctcACTCTCCGAGCAACTGTCGgagcgaaaaagaaaaagaaaagcctGATAACAATCGGTTCTACTTAGCTCAGGTTGCTGCAGCCGACAGCTAGAGCTGCCAGGCTACACTCTGgaggcatgaacatgggggctccaAAGCCACCAAAAAGCTCTGTTCAATTACTGCTTAACATACTGTAGGTAGCTAGCCACCAAATAGCTCTGTTCAATTACTGCTTAACATACTGTAGGTAGCTAGCCACCAAATAGCTCTGTTCaaatcatagactgtatgtAGAACAGTCTGTGGTTCAAATAGAGGAAGACCGTTTGGTGTCTCCTGTCTGACGCTGTATTGTCATGTTGCTGACCAccatgtttttctcagtcgtcTCAgtctggttgtttttgtgttccCTACTGAAACTCTCGGTTCTTGATTATGCTTTTTGGACTGGGCacttcccctttttttttttttttttttatcagagtCTGGGTAGAGTGCTCCCTCTTGTGTTGGAGTTTGGAACTGCAGGTGGATTTGAGAAAGCTGTAATAATAGAAAAGTTGAGATTCTAACAGACCTCGTTCTGATATGGCAATCTGAACATTCTAGAATGGTTATCACACTTCCGTTGTTGTGTATGCGTGCGCAGGATTGCATGatcagaaaagaaaaacaacctATACAGACTAAATAAAACCCATACATATGACATGAACGCAAATTATGGCAAAATAGAACTGTGAAAAGTACATTTAGTCCCTGTACGTTCGTATGTGTGAAATGTCTTCTTGCTTCAGCTGCTTTGCCCTGCTCAGTAGTTTAGTGTTTGATGCCTTCGGGCCTCTGAGGGTTCGGCATCATGTGATTTTAAAAGCAGGGCTAATCACATTTAGTCAGAGTGAGAAGGACACTGTCTGAAACGTTAACATCGGACTCTTACCGAAAGTTTGTGTGTGCCGCATAAATGGGATCATTTGAATTTGCTTGTGTTTGCTTGAGAAATGTTTATATGGCTTTGACTGTTGGTATGCCTGTGTTTGGTTATAGATGTAGAATttagggtgtgtgcatgtgcgtgtgcgtgtgcgtgtgcgtgtgcgtgcttaTTCTGCTGACTGAGCCTCCATTAGAGTGGTAGAATCACTCTAAGTGCCGTAAAAGCCTCTGACTGacccttcatcatcatcatccagacctctccatctttctctccctccatccctctctctccatctctctctctctctccatctttctcttgctctctttctccctcttatctctctctccatctctctctctccatctctccatctctctctctctctgcaggtgaTTGCTGGTTGTTGGCTGCGATCGCCTCTCTAACTCTGCAGGAGAAGCTCCTGCACAGAGTGCTGCCGCACGGCCAGAGCTTCCAGGAGGACTACGCCGGGATCTTCCActtccaggtacacacacacacacacacacacacacacacacacatatacacacacacacacacacacacatacacacacacacacacacacacacacatatacacacacacacacacacatacatatacacacacacacacacacacacacacacacacacacacacacacacacacacatacatatacacacacacacacacacacacacacacacacacgtgcgcgcacacacacatacgcgcacacacacacgcatatgcgcgcgcacacacacacacacacacacacacacacacacacacatacatatacacacacacacacacacatacatatacacacacacacacacacacacacacacgtgcgcacgcacacacacacacgcatatgcgcgcacacacacacacacacacacacacacacacacacacacacacgtacacacacacacacacacacacacaatgtcaattTACTTTTGTGCTTGTTTTTTGCATATTGGTCACTCGCTTACAGACTGAAAGTATAGACTTGTAATTTACAGTGCAATGCACTTTcaggtctctctctgtgtgtatgtaacaaTGTAGTAATATTCACTAACCTGGCTGTGTCAGTTGCGTGTGtaacctgtgtttgtgtttgtttgtgtgtggtagtTCTGGCAGTTTGGGGAGTGGGTGGACGTCGTCATTGACGACCGTCTGCCCGTGAAGGACGGGGAGCTGATGTTCGTACACTCGGCCGAGGGCAACGAGTTCTGGAGTGCGCTCGTCGAGAAGGCCTACGCCAAGTAcgactgatctctctctctctctctctctctctctctctctctctctctctctctctctctctctctctctctctctctctgaaggctctctctctcttgaaggctctctctctctctctctctctctctttcttctctctctatccctctctctctgaaaggctcttcatccctctctcactaTCCCTTTCTGTTTATCTTCCTTTGTCTTTCTCCCCACTCTGTCTTTTTATTTCAGTGTGTCTGAGTGCCTGTCGTCAGATTGGTAAACATTTACACAAATGTCTCCCGACCAGGCCTGTAATTATTGGGACTGATAtcgctcctcctccttctttctttctttctctgtctgtctctctgtctctcgctctttctaCCTCTCCTTTTCTGTGCCTCTCTTTGTTcttgctctcctctcccttgTGTATGAGGGGTAAATATTTAGACAAGCCTTAACCTCACCAGACGACTAACCGCTCCCTGACTCCCTCCGTAAGGAATAACTGGCCTTCTAGGTCACCTGCACTGAATAAATGGCACTGTGTAAAGTCACTGGATAAGAATTGTAGTAACTGATTGGAATTGTATCGTAGTTATATCACACTTTTGATCTTCCTTCTGTATATAAggtgtatatataaatatggacataatGACTAGACCTGACTACATCTTTTGATTTCCCTTCTGTATATAAGgtgtatatataaataatgaCTAGACCTGACTACATCTTTTGATTTCCCTTCTGTATATAAGGtgttttgactgtgtgtgtcctgaATGGCCCGCACGAGAATCTGTCCGgctacttctgtgtgtgtgtgtgtgtgtgtgtgtgtgtgtgtgtgtgtgtgtgtgtgtgtgtgtctgtgtatgttctgTCTGTAGAGTAAATGGCTCATCTGTCGGGCGGCTTCActatggaggggtgtgtgtgtgtgtgtgtgtggcttgtgtgtgtgtgtatgttgtgtgctcTTCATCTGTCTGCAGGGCGAATGGCTCGTATGAGGCCCTGTCCGGCAGCTCCactatggaggtgtgtgtgtgtgtgtgtgtgtgtgtgtgtgtgtgtgtgtgtgtgtgtgtgtgtgtgtgtgtgtgtgtgactctttgtctgtgtctgtctgcaggGTGAATGGCTCGTACGAGGCGCTGTCCGGCAGCTCCactatggaggtgtgtgtgtgtgtgtaagctatgTAACTCTCCATGTTCTATCTGTAGGGTGAATGGCTCGTACGAGGCGCTGTCGGGCGGCTCCACCACTGAGGGCTTTGAGGACTTCACCGGGGGCGTGTCCGAGATGTACGAGCTGAAGAAGGCTCCACGAGACCTGCACCGCATCATCAGCAAAGCCCTGGAGAGAGGCTCACTGCTGGGATGCTCCATCGACGtgaggcctacacacacacacaaacacacacacacacacaccgctcccATAGCTCCATCaatgtgagacacacacacacatacacgcacacacgcacacacacacacacacacacacacacacacactacaaccacTGCCAAACAGACACCACTATCACATAAACCTCTATGTGTGTACCTGCTGATCTAGTGTGTTGCTCATGTGTGTGAGCTCTCAGTAGAACATGACGAATTGACAtgacatgcatatgtgtgtgtgtgtgtgtgtgtgtgtgtgtgtgtgtgtgtgtgtagattaccAGTGCCTTTGATATGGAGGCCGTCACCTTCAAAAAGCTGGTGAAGGGACACGCCTACTCAGTAACCGGACTAAAACAGGTAGGACTGGGACaacctttctcacacacacacacacaacgtaaatacatactcaggcacacacaaggACTGTAAGACTAAACATAAATATGCACATCTTGCTGTGTTTTAACGTGTGTAGCTtcatgcaaaacacacagacacagattacAGGACGgagacatagcctacacagcTCTCAATGATCTTGACCTTTCTCTTAATGTGTTTAAAGTGTGTACcttcgtgtgtgcgtgtgcgcgcacgtgtgtgtgtgtgtgtgtgttgtgagcgtgtgtgcgcgtgcgtgtgtgtgtgtgtgtgtgtatttgtgtgcgtgtgtatttgtgtgcgtgtgcgtgcgtgtgtgtgtgtgtgtgttgtcccccACAGGTGGACTACCGGGGCCGAATGGAGCGCCTGATCCGCATACGGAACCCCTGGGGGCAGGTGGAGTGGACCGGGGCCTGGAGTGACAAGTGAGGACTGGGCTGCTCTAGAACACGCACAGGTAGCCAGTGTTAACCTTGGTCTAGGCCCTTGGATATTGAAGggcactctctgtgtgtgtgtgtggtgctgtgtgtgcgtgtgcgcgtgcgtgtgtgtgtgtgtgtgtgtgtgtgtgtgtgtgtgtgtgtgtgtgtcctcattcCAGCTCCTCTGAGTGGGAATCTATCGACCCTGCTGACCGAGAGGACATGCACAGCCATATGGAGGACGGAGAGTTCTGGTGAGAAtctgacctgcacacacacacaccaacacgtgTGCAGTAGGACTATAACCTGCACCAGGGAAGGAATTTCACCCTTGtgttggccgtgaggcccctttgaaaatcagaggtttacaggccacggtggccttggtgcccccttctttcaatattctgctttgcgtcctactaatagcgatttttatttagcctgtggcctgtcaaaataatcttagcattcacagcgcaaattaatttagtcttttacgcagtggagaaagtgacagcgcacggcaagaaattaagtagagctttttctcagcttttaaacaatgttaccTAATTGCTGTGGttaacggttcgcgagaaaattaaataatataattcaatttaatcataaattctacttatggttctgcgcccatctccctacccattcatctcggtggaatacttcacgaacccttcgttcaacacatgacaaaccatatatcagaataaacagcagaccttaccgaacacaaaggtgtaaagcagtcccctgtacagttagccgttccagagtaatccagttttgaatttgcagcaaatttcgataTGCATGTcgccaaatttgggctttaagttttacaatgtgttttaattgttctacatgatttcataaagggccaaatacaaaataaatgttacaaatatcgcctagatatcggtaaatattaaaatcagaggacagctgactaagagtttgtgaaagtagccttaatgatcacaaaatgctaagcatgcatctaggatatttgagtttcttaaagctgagctgtgcttaaattgttcaatacatgatttcataacaggccaaatataaaatacatgttaaatatagcctagatatctgtaaatattagatgatcagattatttacagttctatataatgtcatgtttcatgtttttgtaatgtttcatagtgatgcaggtctactgcagtgaataggctaaatacaactttgatcatttttatatgctactactgtatagttaactttggccttggtgctctgacatgtggcctttgtgccccccaccaaatatgcccaactgaaggccaagtggccttgcccctaaaatggtgaaattccaagtctGACctgaacacaccaacacatacacacaccaacgcatgaacacacaccaacgcatgaacacacaccaacgcatgaacacacaccaacacatgaacacacacatgaacacacgaacacacaccaacacatgaacacacaccaacacatgaacacacaccaacacatgaacacacaccaacacatgaacacacaccaacacatgaacacacaccaacacatgaacacacaccaacacatgcacacaccaacacatgcacacaccaacacatgcacacaccaacacatgcacacaccaacacatgaacacacaccaacacatgcacacaccaacacatgcacacaccaacacatgaacacaccaacacatgtgCAGTAGTACTATAACctgcacactaacacatacacacatgtgcagtagGACTATAAGAAATGGGGATTACAGGGTGATTACCATTAGAATAATAGATGAAAACCAACTAATGTATGTGAATCTCCCTTCCCTTCTCCTCCCCTATCctactctcttcctcctctctacctctcttcctctcattccccctcctctcctctcctcctcctctcctctcctctcccctcctctactctcctcctctcctctcctcctctcctctccctttcctctcctctcctctcctctcctctccccctcctctactctcctcctctcctctcctcctctcctctccctttcctctcctctcatctcctcttctcctcctcccctcttctcctctcctcctctcctctcctcctctcctctccctttcctcctctactctcctcctctactctcctcctctcctctcctcctctcttctcctcctctcctctcctctcctcttctcctcctcttctcctcctctcctctcctcttctcctcctctcctctcctcctctctcaggaTGGCGTTTGATGAGTTCAAGCGTCAGTTCTCGCGGCTGGAGATTTGTAACCTGACGCCGGACGCTCTGAGTGACGACAGCATGAGCTTCTGGAACACCATCAAGTTCCACGGCACCTGGAGACGCGGCAGCACAGCCGGAGGATGCAGGAACAACCCCAGTatgacacgcacacgcacacacacgcacacacacacatacacacacgcacacacacagacacacgcacacacacacacacacacacacacacacacacacactccctctttttctctcctctccctctctctgcaagACCCTCAGGTTGGTGGAGAGTctgaatacacatacacacacacacacatacacacacacacacaaacacactcatacacacacacacacacacacacacacacacacacacaaacacactcatatacacacacacacacacacatacacacacacaaacacactcattcatacacacacacacactcacaaacacactcatacacacacacacacactcatacacacacagcttatcTCCGACTCCCCCTCTGGCAGACACGTTCTGGATTAACCCGCAGTATAAGATCACTCTGCTGGAGGAGGACGATGACCCGGAGGATGACGAGGTGGCCTGCAGCCTCCTGGTGGCGCTCATGCAGAAGGACCGACGCCGCTACAGGAAGCAGGGACAAGACATGCACACCATCGGGTTCGCTGTCTACGAGGtgcgacacacacatacacatacacacacacacacacacacacacacacacacacacacaagcaggggCAGGACATGCACACCATCGGGTTCGCCATCTATGAggtgcgacacacacacaccaacacacacacacacacatacacacacacacacacacacacacacacacacacacacacacacacacacacacacacacacaagcagggaCAGGACATGCACACCAGCGGGTTCGCCGTCTACGAggtgcgacacacacacacacacacacacatacacacacacacacacaagcagggaaAGGACATGCAGGGAAAGGACATGCGCACCATCGGGATCGCCAAggtgcgacacacacacacacacacaccaacacacatacacacagggttCGCCTTCTATGAGgtgggacacaaacacacaaacactcatacacacacagacaagcagggACAGGACATGCACACCAGCGG from Alosa sapidissima isolate fAloSap1 chromosome 9, fAloSap1.pri, whole genome shotgun sequence includes these protein-coding regions:
- the capn1b gene encoding calpain-1 catalytic subunit b → MYSSAGISSRIQHEREQAQGMGSQQQAVLFLGQDFQALRQQCLENGTLFEDPCFPAEPHSLGFKELAPHSSKTRGVEWVRPTELTDNPQFILGGATRTDICQGALGDCWLLAAIASLTLQEKLLHRVLPHGQSFQEDYAGIFHFQFWQFGEWVDVVIDDRLPVKDGELMFVHSAEGNEFWSALVEKAYAKVNGSYEALSGGSTTEGFEDFTGGVSEMYELKKAPRDLHRIISKALERGSLLGCSIDITSAFDMEAVTFKKLVKGHAYSVTGLKQVDYRGRMERLIRIRNPWGQVEWTGAWSDNSSEWESIDPADREDMHSHMEDGEFWMAFDEFKRQFSRLEICNLTPDALSDDSMSFWNTIKFHGTWRRGSTAGGCRNNPNTFWINPQYKITLLEEDDDPEDDEVACSLLVALMQKDRRRYRKQGQDMHTIGFAVYEIPEEFHGCPSVHMKKDFFLRHSSCARSETFINLREVSNRIRLPPGEYLIVPSTFEPSKEADFVLRVFTEKQSDTQEMDDDVTFNIEEEEEISEEDIDDSFRTMFAQLSGEDMEISVRELRTILNRVVSKHRDLKTDGFSMESCRGMISLMDKDGSARLGIVEFQILWNKIRKWLGIFRQYDLDKSGAMSSYEMRMAMENAGFMLNNKLTQVLVARYADNETIDFDNFVCCLVKLEAMYKAFRELDRDGTGVAELNLTEWLYMSMCG